In one window of Pseudomonas sp. IAC-BECa141 DNA:
- a CDS encoding glutathione S-transferase family protein → MQAIKLYNFPRSGHAHRVELMLSLLQLPTELIFVDLAKGEHKQPGYLAINSFGQVPAIDDNGVVLADSNAILVYLAQKYGNGRWLPSDPVGAAHVQRWLSAAAGPIAFGPAAARLITVFGAKFNAEEVITRAHNFLKVMDQELGKTPYLVGSEPTIADVSAYSYIAHAPEGNVSLDDYANVRAWLSRIEALPGFVGMPRTVAGLQTTA, encoded by the coding sequence ATGCAAGCGATCAAACTCTACAACTTCCCGCGTTCCGGCCACGCCCATCGCGTCGAGCTGATGTTGTCCCTGCTGCAATTGCCGACCGAGCTGATCTTTGTCGATCTGGCCAAAGGCGAGCACAAACAGCCCGGCTACCTGGCGATCAACAGCTTCGGGCAAGTACCGGCCATTGATGACAACGGCGTGGTGCTGGCCGACTCCAACGCGATCCTCGTCTACCTGGCACAGAAATACGGTAATGGTCGCTGGCTGCCAAGCGATCCGGTCGGCGCCGCGCACGTACAGCGCTGGTTGTCCGCAGCCGCCGGGCCAATTGCTTTCGGTCCCGCCGCCGCCCGCCTGATCACGGTATTCGGAGCGAAGTTCAACGCCGAGGAAGTGATCACCCGTGCGCATAACTTTCTCAAGGTGATGGATCAGGAACTGGGCAAAACCCCGTACCTGGTGGGTAGCGAGCCGACCATTGCCGATGTCTCGGCCTACAGTTACATCGCCCATGCGCCGGAAGGCAATGTGTCGCTGGACGACTACGCTAACGTTCGCGCCTGGCTCTCGCGCATCGAAGCGCTGCCCGGTTTTGTCGGCATGCCGCGCACTGTCGCCGGCCTGCAAACCACCGCCTGA